The following coding sequences lie in one Brachionichthys hirsutus isolate HB-005 chromosome 15, CSIRO-AGI_Bhir_v1, whole genome shotgun sequence genomic window:
- the parp2 gene encoding poly [ADP-ribose] polymerase 2 has product MLQINPVTKYKRKIRCQTVKPGVCVCLNRESTVQVKEEEEETSQHPAPKRRRGQNASQLKTEEKPSEETNREEVVRTVVMKGKAPVDPECKAKLGKAHVYSEGTDVYDTMLNQTNLQFNNNKYYLMQLLEDDGSKAYAVWLRWGRVGKVGQNSLTACGGDLQKAKDVFKKKFFDKTKNEWEHRAAFEKVAGKYDMVFMDFSKNEKEQNQTTVDAVPKKRPSKLDLKIQSLLELICDLRAMEECVLEMKFDIRKAPLGKLTSEQIRAGYTALKKIEGCLKKKGSSHQLLEACNQFYTRIPHDFGLKTPPIIRTEDELKEKIALLEALSDIEIAVKMVKSSEDGDEHPLDRQYSSLRCQLQPLESSCHEFKVIEEYLRSTHAPTHSDYTMTVLDIFSVDREGESDSFLSQLHNRTLLWHGSRLANWVGILSQGLRVAPPEAPVTGYMFGKGIYFADVSSKSANYCFANQNSHVGLLLLCEVALGDCNELLGADYEANKLPAGKHSTKGLGQTGPDPKNAVTLDGATVPVGPVGKTGVGNRSSYSLLYNEFIVYNPAQARMRYLLRIRFNYSSLW; this is encoded by the exons ATGCTCCAGATTAATCCCGTCACCAAATACAAGAGGAAGATCCGCTGTCAGACGGTAaaaccaggtgtgtgtgtttg TTTGAATCGTGAGTCGACTGTTCAggttaaagaggaagaggaggagacgagtcAGCATCCCGCACCTAAGAGAAGAAGAGGGCAAAACGCGAGTcaattaaaaacagaagaaaagccCAGTGAGGAAACAAATAGAGAAG AGGTCGTGAGGACAGTGGTCATGAAAGGAAAAGCACCAGTGGACCCCGAATGCAAAGCCAAACTTGGAAAG GCCCATGTTTACAGTGAAGGAACTGATGTTTACGACACGATGCTAAATCAG ACAAACCTCCAGTTTAACAACAACAAGTACTACCtgatgcagctgctggaggacgacGGCTCCAAGGCGTACGCCGTCTGGCTGAGGTGGGGCAGAG TGGGAAAAGTGGGTCAGAACAGTCTGACTGCCTGTGGTGGAGACCTGCAGAAGGCCAAAGATGTCTTCAAGAAAAA GTTCTTTGATAAGACCAAGAACGAGTGGGAACACCGAGCGGCGTTTGAGAAAGTCGCTGGAAAGTACGACATGGTGTTCATGGACTTCAGCAAAAACGAGAAG GAGCAGAACCAGACCACAGTGGACGCTGTTCCCAAAAAGAGGCCATCCAAGCTGGATCTGAAGATCCAGTCTCTGCTGGAGCTCATCTGTGACCTCAGAGCGATGGAGGAGTGCGTCCTGGAGATGAAGTTTGACATCCGCAAAGCTCCTCTTG GCAAGCTGACCTCAGAGCAGATCCGTGCAGGCTACACAGCCCTGAAGAAGATCGAGGGTTGTTTAAAGAAGAAGGGCAGCAGTCACCAGCTCCTTGAAGCCTGCAACCAGTTCTACACCCGCATCCCTCATGACTTTGG GCTGAAAACTCCTCCAATCATCCGCACAGAAGATGAGCTGAAGGAAAAGATTGCACTTTTGGAG GCTCTGAGTGACATTGAGATAGCAGTAAAAATGGTGAAGTCCAGCGAGGACGGTGACGAACACCCCCTGGACAGACAGTACTCGTCCCTCAGGTGCCAGCTGCAGCCGTTGGAGTCCAGTTGCCACGAGTTCAAG GTGATAGAAGAGTACCTGCGGAGCACTCACGCCCCCACCCACTCCGACTACACCATGACCGTCCTCGACATCTTCTCGGTGGACAGAGAAGGGGAGAGCGACAGCTTCCTCTCGCAGTTACACAACAG GACTCTGTTGTGGCACGGTTCCCGTCTGGCAAACTGGGTCGGCATCCTCAGTCAGGGGCTCCGAGTGGCGCCGCCAGAAGCCCCCGTCACCGGCTACATG TTTGGAAAAGGTATTTATTTTGCTGACGTGTCGTCAAAAAGTGCCAACTACTGCTTCGCCAATCAGAACAGCCATGTTggcttgctgctgctgtgtgag gTCGCTCTGGGAGACTGCAACGAGCTGCTGGGCGCCGACTATGAGGCCAACAAGCTGCCAGCGGGGAAACACAGCACCAAGGGCCTGGGACAGACGGGACCCGACCCCAAAAACGCTGTCACACT ggACGGAGCGACCGTGCCGGTCGGGCCGGTGGGGAAGACGGGAGTCGGTAACCGCAGCAGTTACTCCCTGTTGTACAACGAGTTCATCGTTTACAACCCTGCTCAGGCTCGCATGCGGTACCTGCTCCGGATCAGGTTCAACTACTCCTCGCTGTGGTGA